One segment of Leptospirillum ferrooxidans C2-3 DNA contains the following:
- a CDS encoding formylglycine-generating enzyme family protein yields the protein MTGKTDDSIVQPIDPSKESTDERKSHFPSVTSMDDDDLTLQELSPWRLPWKAISVTVVVLILIAGAIQIVSLASNRIKRLSESSIRTHGAAPGNFRPMGGVVPHLSASLPISKAANEIAATPSLAVPAPKGVHLPPGFVYIPAGPFIMGSDDSFSNFDETPVHKVYLPPYAIMKTLVTNRQYKEFIDQAHYLAPPGWKNRTYPKGKGDHPVTFVSYLNAVDFARWQKSRLCTEEEWEKAARGVDGRLWPWGNTWDPRRANANYSAGDTTSVTRYADGVSPYGIYDMAGNVFEWTSSTYKPYPGSTANKARFMAYKVDATGTLHRVRGKVYKVLRGGSWKSDQYSARTTARNPTWPDYASDFFGFRTCRDVIHE from the coding sequence ATGACGGGCAAAACAGATGATTCCATTGTGCAGCCAATCGACCCGTCGAAAGAATCCACTGATGAAAGAAAGAGCCATTTCCCATCAGTCACGAGCATGGATGATGATGATCTGACACTTCAGGAGCTGTCTCCGTGGAGGCTGCCGTGGAAAGCGATCTCCGTGACCGTGGTGGTTTTAATCCTGATTGCTGGAGCCATCCAGATTGTGAGTCTTGCTTCTAACCGTATCAAGAGGCTTTCCGAATCCAGCATTCGGACACATGGTGCGGCGCCCGGAAATTTCAGGCCAATGGGAGGGGTCGTTCCGCATCTGTCAGCATCCCTTCCGATTTCAAAGGCTGCCAATGAAATAGCTGCAACTCCCAGTTTGGCGGTTCCTGCGCCAAAAGGGGTCCATTTGCCGCCGGGATTTGTGTATATCCCTGCCGGTCCTTTTATTATGGGATCCGACGACTCATTTTCAAATTTCGATGAAACTCCGGTCCATAAGGTCTATCTGCCCCCTTATGCCATCATGAAGACATTGGTGACGAATCGCCAATACAAGGAGTTTATCGATCAAGCCCATTATCTGGCCCCTCCAGGCTGGAAAAATCGAACCTATCCAAAGGGAAAAGGGGATCATCCCGTAACCTTTGTCAGCTACCTGAATGCGGTTGATTTTGCCAGATGGCAGAAAAGCCGCCTCTGTACGGAAGAGGAATGGGAAAAAGCCGCTCGTGGAGTAGACGGAAGGCTTTGGCCATGGGGGAACACCTGGGATCCCCGACGGGCAAATGCGAATTACAGTGCAGGGGATACGACTTCCGTGACAAGATATGCCGACGGAGTCAGTCCCTACGGGATTTACGACATGGCTGGAAATGTGTTCGAATGGACCTCATCCACCTATAAACCCTATCCTGGAAGCACTGCCAATAAAGCGAGATTCATGGCGTATAAAGTTGATGCCACTGGTACGCTCCATAGGGTCAGGGGTAAGGTCTACAAGGTTTTGCGTGGCGGTTCCTGGAAAAGTGATCAGTACAGTGCCAGAACGACCGCTAGAAATCCAACTTGGCCGGATTACGCATCCGATTTCTTTGGGTTCCGGACTTGCCGGGATGTCATTCATGAATGA
- a CDS encoding cbb3-type cytochrome c oxidase subunit I: MDREEGIKDYIMKFYYACLLYAIIGFSWGSIMGGVEQFRNFVQAGAGGPSDLIVLGHTHINLLGWVEMAIFGTIYYVVPRLYNSPLYSYKLMKIHFWTHNIGLVGMVLCFTIAGYKGGMILLHGNVADIKPVEVPYMELVGVFGMMVLLANFIFAYNIYNSVQVAKGKKTLPAEENALLPGRVSVRAGESA, encoded by the coding sequence ATGGATCGGGAAGAAGGTATCAAGGACTACATCATGAAGTTCTATTATGCTTGTCTTTTGTATGCGATCATCGGTTTTTCCTGGGGTTCAATCATGGGGGGTGTTGAGCAGTTCCGGAATTTTGTACAGGCAGGTGCTGGTGGTCCATCAGACCTGATTGTGTTGGGTCATACCCATATCAATTTGTTGGGATGGGTCGAAATGGCGATCTTCGGAACAATCTATTATGTTGTGCCGAGGCTCTATAATTCTCCGCTCTACAGCTATAAGTTAATGAAGATCCATTTCTGGACGCACAACATCGGCTTGGTTGGAATGGTTCTTTGTTTCACGATTGCAGGATACAAGGGCGGAATGATCCTTTTGCACGGTAATGTCGCCGACATCAAGCCAGTCGAAGTCCCATACATGGAACTGGTCGGTGTCTTTGGGATGATGGTGCTTCTGGCAAACTTCATTTTTGCCTATAATATTTACAATTCTGTTCAGGTGGCTAAGGGAAAGAAAACGCTTCCTGCTGAGGAGAATGCTCTCCTTCCCGGGAGAGTCTCCGTCAGGGCTGGAGAATCGGCTTGA
- a CDS encoding 4Fe-4S dicluster domain-containing protein, which yields MSSSVKNASLIPMPSIDKKPSNTQSKRFWRVTTLRYLVQGLILTTIAVLPFTGLFRIDLSTGRFLLAGYQIWWSDFFLIFPFWLLLIAGAATIYSMLGMVFCGWACIQNTLSEFVDFLVIKVLKSKKQSLGLDSLTIGGDLSKGSKATATGWVLFGTIIVLMSVALGVIFAGYFVNPKILWSDIRTGSNAHGVFFIIPGIGALFVLDLFLIRHYWCNWVCPYPLWQHMFKSEATMKVAFDDARREECTGCNLCVKSCIVDIDPRDTKNYTRCINCGECVVACEDYSAKKNVPSLLTFHFDGFSIGKDGKKHINKVSPAVNRFALTAGFTMIPLSLFIYGIFSYVPFHITFSQNPGHLTRYSLAISNKKPVSQRFRIEEDGLPANSIHIGTDQITVPAGSKKIIPVSILPKEGNLSEGLHPFVIHVISDNPKKQELSQEASVYISQGL from the coding sequence ATGTCATCCTCCGTAAAAAATGCTTCGCTGATTCCCATGCCAAGCATCGATAAAAAACCGTCCAATACTCAATCGAAGAGATTCTGGCGTGTGACGACGCTGAGATACCTGGTTCAAGGATTGATCCTTACGACAATAGCTGTATTGCCCTTTACTGGGTTATTTCGTATCGATCTGTCCACCGGCCGTTTTTTGTTGGCCGGATATCAGATCTGGTGGAGCGATTTTTTCCTGATCTTTCCATTCTGGCTTCTTCTGATAGCAGGTGCTGCAACCATCTATTCCATGCTCGGAATGGTCTTTTGCGGCTGGGCCTGTATCCAGAATACTCTTTCAGAGTTTGTCGACTTCCTGGTGATTAAAGTCCTGAAATCCAAAAAGCAAAGCTTGGGTCTCGACTCTTTAACCATTGGCGGTGATCTCAGTAAAGGTTCCAAGGCAACAGCAACCGGTTGGGTCCTTTTTGGAACCATCATTGTTTTGATGTCCGTCGCTCTCGGAGTGATTTTTGCGGGCTATTTTGTCAATCCAAAAATTCTATGGAGTGATATCAGGACGGGTTCCAATGCACATGGAGTGTTTTTTATCATTCCGGGTATAGGGGCCCTGTTTGTTTTGGATCTATTTTTGATCAGGCATTACTGGTGCAATTGGGTCTGCCCTTACCCCTTGTGGCAGCATATGTTCAAAAGTGAAGCAACCATGAAAGTTGCATTTGATGATGCCAGAAGGGAAGAGTGCACAGGCTGTAATCTTTGTGTGAAGTCTTGCATCGTTGACATTGATCCCAGGGACACCAAGAATTATACCCGTTGTATCAATTGTGGGGAATGTGTTGTCGCTTGTGAGGATTATTCAGCCAAAAAAAATGTGCCCTCCCTTTTGACGTTTCATTTTGATGGTTTTTCAATTGGGAAAGATGGCAAGAAACATATCAATAAAGTTTCGCCTGCAGTGAATCGTTTTGCATTGACTGCGGGATTTACTATGATTCCGTTATCACTTTTTATTTACGGAATTTTTTCTTATGTACCCTTTCATATTACCTTTAGCCAGAACCCAGGGCATTTGACCAGATATTCTTTGGCAATTTCGAATAAAAAGCCAGTTTCTCAACGGTTTCGGATTGAGGAGGATGGCCTTCCTGCCAATAGTATTCATATCGGAACTGACCAAATAACGGTTCCGGCAGGGAGTAAAAAGATTATTCCTGTATCAATTCTTCCGAAAGAGGGAAATCTCTCAGAGGGGCTCCACCCCTTTGTGATTCATGTTATTTCAGACAATCCCAAGAAACAGGAGCTTTCTCAGGAAGCGTCTGTTTATATTTCCCAAGGGTTGTGA